Proteins from one Methanobacterium sp. genomic window:
- a CDS encoding TldD/PmbA family protein translates to MRKELDLDLLDKTLKSVEKHVDYADIRVNESDNTVIVMKDGKIQEIRSGSDQGICLRVLKHGAWGFSYTNQLNRLDNLIESALKLANSLSSDVELAPAEIRTDKVRSNARIKLSDVPLEDKKLAMTEVEQAANLEKVVSTTVNYVDTEGTTYFLNSEGSSIQMEENRVALFLNAVAASENGIQFGHKSTGGAKGFEVIEKEDLELMGRTAANKAIRLLDANLPPSGRFPIIMDSELTGVFIHEALGHASEADLILQNDSILKGKIGAQIGSPLVTIIDDASMDAFGYYAYDAEGVKVSKNVLVDEGKLVSLLSSRETAAKLNIQSSGNARSGIGDQPIVRMSNTYLKPGKMNFDELVEDIKNGIYLKGSRGGQVDTGKGVFQFNAAESFMIENGEVTDPLRDVSLSGNILEILQKVDAVGSDFHMGVGFCGKAGQTAPVGDGGPHTRVSQATVGGAQ, encoded by the coding sequence ATGAGAAAAGAGTTAGATCTGGACTTACTGGATAAAACATTAAAGTCAGTTGAAAAACATGTAGACTATGCGGATATAAGAGTCAATGAGAGTGATAACACTGTAATTGTTATGAAAGATGGAAAAATCCAGGAGATACGATCAGGTTCAGATCAAGGTATATGTTTGCGTGTTTTAAAACATGGTGCATGGGGGTTTTCATATACTAACCAGTTAAATCGGCTGGATAATCTAATTGAATCTGCCTTGAAACTGGCCAACTCTCTTTCCAGTGATGTTGAACTAGCTCCCGCAGAAATTAGAACTGACAAAGTAAGGTCCAATGCTCGGATTAAACTTTCTGATGTTCCTCTTGAAGATAAAAAATTGGCCATGACTGAGGTTGAACAAGCAGCTAACTTGGAAAAAGTGGTAAGCACCACAGTCAACTACGTTGACACTGAAGGCACCACTTATTTTTTGAACTCAGAAGGGTCATCAATACAAATGGAAGAAAATCGGGTGGCCCTGTTTCTGAATGCAGTGGCAGCATCAGAAAATGGCATTCAGTTTGGACATAAAAGTACTGGTGGTGCCAAGGGGTTTGAGGTTATTGAAAAAGAGGATCTGGAATTAATGGGAAGAACTGCTGCTAATAAGGCAATAAGACTACTAGATGCTAATCTTCCGCCGTCAGGACGCTTTCCCATAATAATGGATTCAGAACTCACTGGTGTTTTCATCCACGAAGCATTAGGTCATGCATCTGAGGCTGACCTCATACTTCAGAATGATTCAATTCTTAAAGGTAAAATCGGAGCCCAGATTGGATCACCTCTAGTTACTATCATCGATGATGCCAGTATGGATGCATTCGGATACTATGCCTACGATGCGGAGGGAGTAAAAGTGAGTAAAAATGTATTAGTCGATGAAGGGAAATTAGTATCTCTTTTAAGCTCCAGGGAAACTGCTGCTAAACTAAATATCCAGTCCAGTGGGAATGCACGTTCAGGAATTGGAGACCAACCTATTGTTCGTATGAGCAATACTTACCTTAAACCTGGAAAGATGAATTTTGATGAGCTCGTTGAGGATATAAAAAATGGAATATACCTTAAAGGGTCTAGAGGTGGTCAAGTAGACACTGGCAAAGGTGTTTTCCAGTTTAATGCTGCTGAATCATTTATGATTGAAAATGGGGAAGTAACAGATCCACTTCGAGATGTTTCTCTTTCAGGCAACATACTAGAAATACTGCAAAAAGTGGATGCTGTTGGTTCGGATTTCCACATGGGGGTTGGATTTTGTGGTAAAGCTGGACAAACCGCTCCTGTCGGAGATGGAGGGCCTCACACCAGGGTCAGCCAAGCAACAGTAGGTGGTGCCCAGTAA
- a CDS encoding TIGR00296 family protein, translated as MINTDDGQFLVKLARSAIETYLNDGRIINVPQDINPHLKEERGVFVTLHRDGELRGCIGFPEPIKPLTEAVIEVAIGAATGDPRFPRVTPDEMKLIQVEVSVLTKPVLMSVQKPIDYLKKIKLGEDGLIVEMGVYRGLLLPQVPVEWKWDTEEFLANTCMKAGLSPDCWLQDGVKIYSFQSQIFNE; from the coding sequence ATGATAAATACTGATGATGGACAGTTTCTGGTAAAATTAGCCAGATCTGCAATTGAAACTTACTTAAACGATGGAAGGATCATAAATGTTCCTCAAGATATTAACCCTCACTTAAAAGAGGAAAGGGGTGTTTTTGTCACACTCCACCGAGATGGGGAATTAAGGGGTTGCATTGGATTTCCCGAACCAATTAAACCCTTGACAGAGGCAGTTATAGAAGTTGCCATCGGTGCAGCTACTGGTGACCCCCGTTTTCCCAGAGTAACGCCAGATGAGATGAAACTTATCCAAGTGGAGGTGAGTGTTCTTACCAAACCAGTCCTAATGTCAGTTCAAAAACCGATCGACTATTTGAAAAAAATCAAACTGGGCGAAGATGGCCTTATTGTTGAAATGGGAGTTTACCGCGGTTTGCTTCTTCCTCAAGTTCCTGTGGAATGGAAGTGGGACACTGAAGAATTTCTGGCCAACACTTGCATGAAAGCAGGATTATCTCCTGATTGCTGGTTACAAGATGGAGTGAAAATTTATAGCTTCCAATCTCAAATATTCAATGAATAA